The nucleotide sequence CAGTGCCTCCGACGTCTGCCAGAGGCTCGGACGCGAGCAGCCCTTTCTCACTGTCGAGCAGTATTTCCAGACCGATCTATCGCCTCTCCAGGTCAGTTCTAATTTGCGCCTTTTTCCTAAAAACTCTCTAATCCCAGATGTAATGCTTCTCTAGGCCAGTTCCAATTTCTGCCTCCAAAATCCCTAATTTGCAAGTGTTGCAAGCCTGTTTTGCGTTCTTCCTTGTCAGTGTAAACAGAACAAAAGTACACCTCTACCTACCTTTTCTTCCACTCTGTTTCCacaatcattttgcaaaaataataataatgattttCCTCAAAAACTGCTTAAATAATCTAATAACTTATGGTTTTCCCACAATTCATTGAAAATGACAAGTTGGGAGTGCCGAAGAAGCCATCTTTTTCTAATTCAAGCTGTTTTTGTTTTCGCTATCGCAATCAAGATGTGATCAGTTTGATTTTCGTTTTATGTAGTCGGGATGCTGCAAACCACCGACGATGTGCGGGTACGCGTACGTGAACCCGACGGTGTGGATCAACCCGAGCAACCCCTTGGGGGACGTGGACTGCGCGGCGTGGAGCAACGACCAGGGTCAGCTCTGCTACGACTGCACCTCCTGCAAGGCGGGGCTGCTGGGGAACCTACGCCGCGAGTGGCGCAAGGCCAACGTCGCCCTCATCGTCGCCGCCGTCGTCTTCATCTGGATCTACATCATCGGCTGCTGCGCCTTCAAGAACGCGCAGACCGAGGATCTTTTCCGCCGCTACAAGCAAGCTTACGTAGGACGCTAATTACTTCAATTTGCAAGTTTTTTGCTTCAGCTTTCTGCTGCAGATGCTTGATGTTTCACGGGCGTCAGTAGATGCTTGATGCTTGATCTCTTTGGCTCTGTAAATAGTTTGTTATGATCTATTTCATATTTGCTTGATGAAGCAAATGTCGGTTGTGGCAAACACTGGACAATTGTCATCCCACAGTTTGATCTAGATTATGTAGATTATGTGAAAGAAGGTAATCAGGGTTAGCTTGATCGTCAAGTGGTTAAGGGAGgagaagagtttttttttatatacattTATCCTATTTGGAATATGAGTCAGACGAAGACGGGAAGCTATGTATTGTGATGGTAtgtgcatattaaaatttatcaatttaaataactaagtgagagagattatttaaataaattttatggtctctattactggtttgtaagtaatgcattcaaacttgcgcgttgactttaagtgtcttcctccatatcggatgagtttgtttgtggatcactagatcaaactttctctaTGGAttattataagaaattatttaggtatgtgtgatcttttCCATCTGAAGGGGTATAATCCTaattaatagactaagtatcaagtaatggtatacacttaggcgcatttaatagtattctccccatcgtagtcactgctattatttgtgtgaccgaagatgaaccagttattaattttatttgtcataaagttaggttgataaaataataaaattaatgggtaaaacctcctcttacaaatgtttgaattagtatacgtccatactatcgtggcatacaaaattcacggtgtttttatgtgttggtaaatttaaattatattatttgaggaatcaatattattttaaattctaaagttttgaccaaatattttattttgtgattctcaggatttcaaaatggctttcaatacTCTTGCTGttcttttaaaagaaaacaaacttattaatccaaattatattgattggaaacgaaacttggacattgtcttaactgctgaagaatataagttcgtacttcttgaggtctgtcctagcgtgcctgataaggattctagtgaagaggagatagagagacataggaaatggatcaaggtagatgagatgacgcggtgctatattttggcttctatgtcaaatgtgctgcaacatcagcatcaaaccctacccactgcctatgacatgatgcttaatctgaaggaactctttggacactagaatcgggctgccagACAGGAGGTCATGAGAAAGGTGGACtatcctcgcagaaaggagaacaataaaggtatatcttattcattagttgttgaaatatgtttagcggtgttatctaccggtatctggtgtgtagatacaggagccactgatcatgtttgcaattcattgcaggggttacaggaaacccgacgacaacatgaaggggagatcaccgtctacataggcaatgctacgagagtggcggctgttgcagtgagagatgtttatttatcttttgatagaaattaaactttgattttgaaaaattgtctttgtgtaacatgttttagaaagaacttggttGAAAACTTGGAAGAAGTTGGAAGAATTTGGAAGAACTTACAGATGAAGGAGGTCGAAAACCTAAGGAATCGCGATGGTAGACGATGAgcactagagaagaagaagaatgcgtTGGCTAAAAACCTTAGATAAGTAAAGCTTATAAATCCAGAAGGTTGAAGCACAACCATTCGATCTCAAGGGTAAAAGGATGAGTTAATTATCGCAGTCGTCCGATCAAAAAGTTAAAACCTCTAGCAACCTAATCAACAGACGTCAGATGTCTCTTCGAGAATTAAAAAACTGGGCATGAGCGGGCCACGTGGTGGTCTCATAGAAAAAGACATTTATGATAGATGTGACTAGTGAATCATTACTATGATACGCTATCACGCGTATCACAGAATATCACCATGCATTTATAGCATCTGACACACTCCTTTTCGAGAAGGATAAGCTTCAATGATAAGCATGCATAGCAGAATGATGTCAACCAGGATAAAGGATTTGGTCAAGAAACTAAAGCTGGGGGGATCAAGTTAGTTGGTCCTAGGcttccttcgactaaacttgaaggggagacttgtgatatgaCTAATAAGGAGAGGGGTCCAAAGGTCAGCGGGCTAGAGTAGGTGGCAGTCACAGTCCAAGATAGGACAAGTAACTTGCCCAATGAGTTCTTTCCACTCCGGTTGACTTGGGCAGATTGGACGGGCTCTTAGGGGCCTAACTCTCCAACTCTACTAGACGCATACGGAGCTCTGCTCCTCCTCATCTCTCAATCGACTAATGCCGATCAGACGTGCTCTTAGGGGCCTAACTTTGAAACTCTCCTGGATCCTTACGGGGCTTTGCTCCCCCTCATCTTCCTATCGGCTAATGCCGATCGGACGAGCTCTCAAGGACCCAACTCCCCAACTCTTTTAGATTCCTACGAGGCTCTACTTCCTCTCATCTCCTGATCGGCTAATGTCGATCGGATGAGCTCTCAGGGGCTAGATCCCCAAATCTCTCGGACGTCTACGGGACTCTGCTCTCCCTCATCTCCTAATCGGCTAAATGCCGATCTAATGGGCTCTCAGGGGTCCAGTTTCCCAACTCTCCTGGACTCCTATGGAGCTTTGCTACCCCTCATCTCCCAATCAAATGGGCTCTCAGGTACCTAATTTCTCTCCCTCATTTGCTGATAGACTAATACCGATCGGATGAGCTCTCAGGGGCCCAACTCCTCAACTTTCTTGAACGCCTACGAGGCTCTACTCTCCCTCATCTTACGGTAGGCTAATGTTGATTGGATGGACTCTCAAGGGCCAGCTTCGTAACTCTTTCGGACCCCTATGGTGATCTGCTCCCCCTCATCTCCCGATTGACAAATGCTGATCGGATGGGCTATTAGGGGCCCAACTTCCCAACTTTATCGGACGCCTATAAGACTATGCTCCCCCTTATCTCCCGATTGGCTAATGTCGACCGGACTTATTCCAAAGGGCCTAGCTAGCTCCCCAATCTACCAATTGTCTACAGGGCTCAACCCCCCACTTGGATACTTTCATAGCCCATTCACCCCTCATCTTGCCCCTGTACGTGGCTCATCTCATGATTGCTGCCCAATAGGCATTTTGGCCAATGAGCCTGTTTCACCATTAATATAACACATGAATTTGTCAGAAAATCAAATGATTATATTTTTGCATAGATACGCAATACTTCTCCATATCTACGATGGGACTGCAGGATACCGTGGAAGCATGGTGATTATATAGATTATCAAGTAGTGATATGATGTCTCATTAAATGTGAAGATTACAAGAAACATTATAAAAGGAGTCGTTCTCCACTGGCACAGGTACACAAGTCGATTGCCTCTCTCTCATTAGGCCATTGCTCTTCTTTTTCTAGGATTCTCACTTGATCATTGGAGTAGCTACGCTAGGGGCTCTCCGGATCTGCTTACTAATGGTTTTTTCCCTTCTTCAGTTAGTGTTTGTAGGCATCCACTGACGTCCCCTGTCAAAGTCTTCTTCCCGTCAAACTCCCAACTAGCTCATTAGTAGTCCACAACTCATCGTTTCCAGATAGGATCACTTAAATAACAACTTGACATCCTTCTACATATCATAGCCCTAGAATAGATATATAGTACTATAGCCTTGGGGCATGTACACACTACACAATGATAGCAAAAGCAAAAAAAAAGTGGAATTCACCATCCCAGTGGCCCTACATGGTCGGTCTCACGACCATTTGTGaggaggtaaatcgggaagtTGTGGTTGGCCAATGCGGGAAAAGTTTTTTTCCCTTGGCTTTGATGAGATTCAAACCTTTACCCTATGATAACAATTCTGCCTTGTACTAATCAACTCAATCTTGCCTCGGGGGTAGGTACACACTGTACAATTATAGCAAAAGGTGGAATCCGCCACCTCGATGACCCCTCACGGTTGGCCTCACGACCCTATATAAAGATGTAAATTAAGAAACTATAGTTGATTAGTGTAGGTACGCACTGCACAATGGTAGCAAATGGGTAGCAATGAATAGGTACACACTGCTCAATGATTAACTAGACTGGGTAACGTCGAACCTGAGTGACTGACCTGATCCCACAGAAATTTTCTATcggccaccaggataaatcgggaagtacCTGCGGCGGGCAACCTAGAAGCCCATCATCCCTTAGTTGCAAGTCCCATTTTTAAGGAAAATCCCTACAAATACGCTATAACTGGGAATTGAACTGTGAGTACTTGGAAGAATTGGCGTAAACGAAGCTGGTTTTACAACTTGACCATAGCCCCGAGGACAGGTACACACTGCTCAATGTGGCAGAAGAAGATTTACTCGTACTCAGCACCCCTGTGAATTtgtccctaggtcaacacggatGAGAAAAATCATGGATCAGGTAAATCACGAATGACTATTAACTATTAGTATAATGACcaagatataaaaaaaaatatattcagaCATGTCAAATTTCAATCTTATAATTTAATATGTATTCGATTGGTTGGTTAATAAATCTTAtggaataattttaaattttgaaatatgtGCGATAATTATTTCATAATATTCATGAGATGATATATGTTtccttaaatttttaaatatttaattcgatACGAACGGAAAAAAAATAGACCATCCACCCGaatataaagaaaaactaaactcaaATTCAACTCGAATTACTTATATTGACTTCGAGCTCAATTCGAAGtgtgaaaagtttaaaatttttagttcAGATTTATAGCAAATCAGAGTTCAGGTTGAAATTCAGCTTAAAAAATTCGAATATATTCTTAAACTATTCAAACTATTACTAATAAgtactcaaaatttatttatttaatatataattatattatattaataaaatattaaaattcacGAGCGGTCCATAAATTaccaaattaaataatttatactCGAGTTCGGTTTAAAAAAACAGTTCTGGGCTCAAATTCGATAAGTTCGAATGCCCACTCGTAGAGCTCGTAAACCAGCTTCGTTTACGCCCCTTTTCCACCCCCTCGACTCTCCCCGCACCATT is from Zingiber officinale cultivar Zhangliang chromosome 7B, Zo_v1.1, whole genome shotgun sequence and encodes:
- the LOC122005044 gene encoding tetraspanin-2-like — translated: MGVSNNITASLNFVGLLCSVPVIGAGIWLASKQDNECLRLARWPVIILGVLLLLVSLAGFVGAYWNKQGLLAAYLFFMVVLILLLLALLVFAFVVTRPDGSYHIPGRSYREYHLAGYSAWLCRYVVDHWARIRLCLSASDVCQRLGREQPFLTVEQYFQTDLSPLQSGCCKPPTMCGYAYVNPTVWINPSNPLGDVDCAAWSNDQGQLCYDCTSCKAGLLGNLRREWRKANVALIVAAVVFIWIYIIGCCAFKNAQTEDLFRRYKQAYVGR